One genomic window of Streptomonospora nanhaiensis includes the following:
- the rho gene encoding transcription termination factor Rho yields MSDTTELHTDAAVSTQQNSTASDVDAGDAATSSRKSTPSRSRSQGTGLSALKLTELQRLASSLGITGTGRMRKNDIITAIEAKQGGPVAAPQAAAGRKPAERAEQAPAEAGEPAAQAAPAEQAAAREGGADQAERTDKPARTRRTTRKRGDDATDQNRPSDGDTSTPASSVTKTSNSQKSGSDSQGQSGQSGGRERQRNRRNRGSREDSAAEAPTQDTAQQGGGQGGQQTGRGGGGGDDDFGTGRRRGRRRDRRDRRSGRGERQETEPVISDDDVLLPVAGILDILDNYAFVRTTGYLPGANDVYVSLAQVRKNGLRKGDAITGAVRQPREGERREKFNALVRLDTINGMAPDQARSRPEFAKLVPLYPQDRLRLETEPNILTTRIIDLVAPIGKGQRGLIVSPPKAGKTMVLQAIANAITENNPETHLMVVLVDERPEEVTDMQRTVKGEVIHSTFDRPAEDHTTVAELAIERAKRLVEMGLDVVVLLDSITRLGRAYNLAAPASGRILSGGVDSTALYPPKRFFGAARNIENGGSLTILATALVETGSRMDEVIFEEFKGTGNMELKLNRSLADKRIFPAVDVVSSSTRKEEILMSNEELKIIWKLRRVLHALDIQQALELLLERMKDTKSNTEFLLQVQQTTVGGPNEH; encoded by the coding sequence GTGAGCGACACCACCGAACTCCACACGGACGCGGCGGTCAGCACGCAGCAGAACTCGACCGCGTCCGATGTGGACGCCGGCGACGCCGCGACCTCATCCAGAAAGAGCACGCCGTCTCGGTCGCGCAGCCAAGGCACGGGCCTGTCGGCGCTGAAGCTCACCGAGCTTCAGCGGCTGGCGTCGAGTCTCGGTATCACGGGCACGGGGCGGATGCGCAAGAACGACATCATCACCGCCATCGAGGCCAAGCAGGGCGGCCCGGTCGCGGCGCCGCAGGCGGCCGCCGGGCGCAAGCCCGCCGAGCGCGCCGAGCAGGCCCCCGCCGAGGCGGGCGAGCCCGCAGCGCAGGCGGCCCCGGCCGAGCAGGCCGCCGCCCGCGAGGGCGGCGCCGACCAGGCGGAGCGGACCGACAAGCCGGCCCGCACCCGCCGCACCACGCGCAAGCGCGGCGACGACGCAACTGACCAGAACCGGCCGTCGGACGGCGACACCTCTACCCCCGCGAGCAGCGTGACCAAGACATCCAACTCCCAGAAGTCCGGTTCCGACTCCCAGGGCCAGTCCGGCCAGAGCGGGGGCCGTGAACGGCAGCGCAACCGCCGCAACCGGGGCAGCCGCGAGGACTCCGCCGCCGAGGCCCCGACCCAGGACACCGCCCAGCAGGGCGGCGGCCAGGGCGGGCAGCAGACCGGCCGCGGTGGCGGCGGGGGCGACGACGACTTCGGCACCGGCCGCCGGCGCGGCCGCCGCCGCGACCGCCGCGACCGCCGCTCCGGGCGCGGGGAGCGCCAGGAGACCGAGCCGGTCATCAGCGACGACGACGTCCTGCTGCCGGTCGCCGGCATCCTGGACATCCTCGACAACTACGCGTTCGTGCGCACCACCGGCTACCTGCCCGGCGCCAACGACGTCTACGTCTCGCTGGCCCAGGTCCGCAAGAACGGCCTGCGCAAGGGCGACGCGATCACCGGTGCCGTGCGCCAGCCGCGCGAGGGGGAGCGGCGCGAGAAGTTCAACGCCCTGGTCCGGCTCGACACCATCAACGGCATGGCGCCCGACCAGGCCCGCAGCCGCCCGGAGTTCGCCAAGCTGGTCCCGCTCTACCCGCAGGACCGCCTGCGCCTGGAGACCGAGCCGAACATCCTCACCACGCGGATCATCGACCTGGTCGCGCCCATCGGCAAGGGGCAGCGCGGGCTCATCGTCTCGCCGCCCAAGGCGGGCAAGACGATGGTGCTGCAGGCGATCGCCAACGCGATCACCGAGAACAACCCCGAGACCCACCTGATGGTCGTGCTCGTCGACGAACGGCCCGAAGAGGTCACCGACATGCAGCGCACGGTCAAGGGCGAGGTCATCCACTCGACCTTCGACCGTCCGGCCGAGGACCACACCACGGTCGCCGAGCTTGCCATCGAGCGCGCCAAGCGCCTGGTCGAGATGGGCCTGGACGTGGTGGTCCTGCTCGACTCCATCACCCGCCTGGGCCGCGCCTACAACCTCGCCGCCCCGGCGAGCGGGCGCATCCTCTCCGGTGGTGTCGACTCCACGGCGCTGTACCCGCCCAAGCGGTTCTTCGGCGCCGCCCGCAACATCGAGAACGGCGGGTCGCTGACCATCCTGGCCACGGCGCTGGTCGAGACCGGTTCGCGCATGGACGAGGTCATCTTCGAGGAGTTCAAGGGCACCGGCAACATGGAGCTGAAGCTCAACCGGTCCCTGGCCGACAAGCGCATCTTCCCCGCGGTCGACGTGGTTTCCTCCAGCACCCGCAAGGAGGAGATCCTCATGTCGAACGAGGAGCTGAAGATCATCTGGAAGCTCCGCCGGGTGCTGCACGCCCTCGACATCCAGCAGGCCCTCGAACTCCTGCTGGAGCGCATGAAGGACACCAAGAGCAACACCGAGTTCCTGCTCCAGGTGCAGCAGACCACGGTCGGCGGCCCCAACGAGCACTGA
- a CDS encoding DALR anticodon-binding domain-containing protein: protein MAHPAAPPPTPSGLDAATPWRVDALIRDALARAAGCRAEDLPAADVRRAAGPAAPGDQAGPDPADPAGPAAASGRGGPSAEPGGRAGREAPFAAAGRCTSALPLRVAARARRPARGLAEAAAAHLRRHPLVADAAAEGPGFVAVTPAAPAWSALVARVAADPGTYLGGYLARPFASVPSADSGHLDDLDGLVGPDHPPDPERPGPAGPPDAGAPGTWAPLADAPTVAEARLRARAAARRRIAAADRLLPALAEGRGRMPGGGPGGAEVSWRDPCLDRGPDGFTTAAGRLLGVIGEASARVAFCRSAGERPRPGELTGPDLPALPTAERPGAWARSTFDNPAFAVRYARAHALSTLRWAGAAHPPAPGDTPSPAPGGAGPAPGAADGGAAAAPPARPGRPPSGTAPPAPRAALIGALFDGPVVVRAAERRSEPHMLVRYLEGLAIAYHDWWESSGVLRGETARGSGGDDALALCAAVAGVLGSGLSLLGVSAPTRL, encoded by the coding sequence GTGGCCCACCCCGCCGCGCCGCCGCCCACCCCCTCCGGCCTCGACGCCGCCACGCCCTGGCGCGTCGACGCGCTCATCCGGGACGCCCTCGCCCGTGCCGCCGGCTGCCGCGCCGAAGACCTTCCCGCCGCCGACGTGCGCCGCGCCGCCGGTCCCGCCGCCCCTGGCGACCAGGCCGGCCCCGACCCCGCTGACCCCGCCGGTCCCGCCGCCGCCTCCGGGCGCGGCGGGCCTTCGGCGGAGCCGGGCGGGCGGGCCGGTCGTGAGGCCCCCTTCGCGGCGGCGGGGCGCTGCACCTCCGCGCTGCCGCTGCGCGTCGCCGCGCGGGCGCGCCGGCCCGCGCGCGGCCTCGCCGAGGCCGCCGCCGCCCACCTGCGCCGCCACCCCCTGGTGGCCGACGCCGCCGCCGAGGGCCCCGGGTTCGTCGCCGTGACGCCCGCCGCCCCCGCGTGGTCGGCGCTGGTCGCGCGCGTGGCCGCCGATCCCGGGACCTACCTCGGGGGCTACCTCGCCCGGCCCTTTGCGAGTGTGCCGTCCGCCGACTCCGGCCACCTGGACGACCTGGACGGCTTGGTCGGGCCCGACCACCCGCCCGACCCGGAGCGCCCGGGCCCCGCGGGCCCCCCGGACGCCGGTGCCCCCGGCACCTGGGCGCCGCTGGCCGACGCCCCCACCGTGGCCGAGGCCCGGCTGCGCGCCCGCGCCGCCGCGCGGCGCAGGATCGCCGCCGCCGACCGCCTGCTGCCCGCCCTCGCCGAAGGGCGCGGCCGGATGCCCGGCGGCGGGCCGGGCGGTGCCGAGGTGTCCTGGCGCGACCCCTGCCTCGACCGGGGGCCCGACGGCTTCACCACCGCCGCCGGCCGCCTGCTGGGCGTCATCGGCGAGGCGAGCGCGCGCGTGGCGTTCTGCCGGAGCGCGGGGGAGCGGCCCCGGCCCGGTGAGCTGACCGGCCCCGACCTGCCCGCCCTGCCGACCGCCGAGCGGCCGGGGGCGTGGGCGCGCTCCACCTTCGACAACCCCGCCTTCGCCGTCCGCTACGCCCGCGCCCACGCGCTGAGCACACTGCGCTGGGCCGGCGCCGCCCACCCGCCCGCACCGGGCGACACCCCTTCGCCCGCACCGGGCGGCGCCGGCCCCGCCCCCGGCGCGGCCGACGGCGGGGCCGCGGCCGCCCCACCCGCCCGACCGGGCCGCCCGCCTTCCGGCACCGCGCCGCCGGCGCCCCGCGCGGCCCTCATCGGCGCGCTGTTCGACGGCCCGGTGGTGGTGCGGGCGGCCGAGCGGCGTAGCGAACCCCATATGCTCGTGCGATACCTCGAAGGCCTCGCGATTGCCTACCATGACTGGTGGGAATCGAGCGGCGTCCTTCGGGGGGAGACCGCGCGCGGCTCCGGCGGTGACGACGCGCTCGCGTTGTGCGCCGCGGTGGCGGGCGTCCTCGGCTCGGGGCTGTCGCTTCTCGGCGTGTCCGCGCCCACAAGGCTGTGA
- the lysA gene encoding diaminopimelate decarboxylase — MSRYAHPAGPRHADVLPEDNPPRPPRDLGELATHVWPRTARRGADGELVIGGVGARDLARRHGTPLFVMDEQDFRARARAYRTAFSDAEADVYYAGKALLTKAVARWVHEEGLKLDVCSGGELAVALAAGFPPERIGMHGNNKSEAELTRAVEVGVGRIIVDSFDEIERLERIAAGLGRVPKVLVRVTTGVEAHTHEFVATAHDDQKFGFALSTGAADEAVRRVLAAPHIELVGLHSHIGSQIFDTAGFDVAARRVTEFMVRVIAETGADLPELDLGGGLGIAYVPDDTPLEPEAIAKSLLGIVRHECESHGLPMPRIAVEPGRALTGPAGVTLYEVGTVKDVEGIRTYVSVDGGMSDNIRTALYGAEYTCALASRTGAGAPLLSRLVGKHCESGDIIVHDLYLPADIRPGDLVAVAATGAYCFSMASNYNHLPRPALVSVADGDVRTLVRRETEEDLLRLDVG, encoded by the coding sequence ATGAGCCGTTACGCCCACCCCGCCGGTCCGCGCCACGCGGACGTGCTGCCCGAGGACAACCCGCCGCGCCCGCCGCGCGACCTGGGCGAACTTGCCACGCACGTCTGGCCGCGCACCGCGCGGCGCGGCGCCGACGGCGAGCTGGTGATCGGCGGCGTCGGCGCCCGCGACCTCGCCCGGCGCCACGGCACCCCCCTGTTCGTCATGGACGAGCAGGACTTCCGCGCCCGCGCCCGCGCCTACCGCACCGCCTTCAGCGACGCCGAGGCCGACGTCTACTACGCCGGAAAGGCCCTGCTCACCAAGGCCGTCGCCCGCTGGGTGCACGAAGAGGGCCTCAAGCTCGACGTGTGCAGCGGCGGCGAACTCGCCGTCGCCCTCGCCGCGGGATTCCCGCCCGAGCGGATCGGCATGCACGGCAACAACAAGTCCGAGGCCGAGCTGACCCGCGCCGTCGAGGTCGGCGTGGGCCGCATCATCGTCGACTCCTTCGACGAGATCGAGCGCCTGGAGCGGATCGCCGCCGGGCTCGGCCGCGTCCCCAAGGTCCTGGTCCGCGTCACCACCGGCGTGGAGGCCCACACCCACGAGTTCGTCGCCACCGCCCACGACGACCAGAAGTTCGGTTTCGCGCTGAGCACCGGCGCCGCCGACGAGGCCGTCCGCCGCGTCCTGGCCGCCCCCCACATCGAGCTGGTCGGCCTGCACTCCCACATCGGCTCGCAGATCTTCGACACCGCCGGGTTCGACGTCGCCGCCCGCCGCGTGACCGAGTTCATGGTGCGGGTCATCGCCGAGACAGGCGCCGACCTGCCCGAACTCGACCTCGGCGGCGGCCTGGGCATCGCCTACGTCCCCGACGACACCCCCCTGGAGCCCGAGGCCATCGCCAAGAGCCTGCTGGGCATCGTCCGCCACGAGTGCGAGTCCCACGGCCTGCCCATGCCGCGCATCGCCGTGGAGCCCGGCCGCGCGCTCACCGGCCCCGCCGGGGTCACCCTCTACGAGGTCGGCACCGTCAAGGACGTCGAGGGCATCCGCACCTACGTCAGCGTCGACGGCGGCATGAGCGACAACATCCGCACCGCCCTCTACGGCGCCGAGTACACCTGCGCCCTGGCCTCGCGCACCGGCGCCGGCGCACCCCTGCTCTCCCGCCTGGTCGGCAAGCACTGCGAGAGCGGCGACATCATCGTCCACGACCTCTACCTGCCCGCCGACATCCGCCCCGGCGACCTCGTCGCCGTCGCCGCCACCGGCGCCTACTGCTTCTCCATGGCCAGCAACTACAACCACCTCCCGCGCCCGGCCCTGGTGTCCGTCGCCGACGGCGACGTCCGCACGCTCGTCCGGCGCGAGACCGAGGAGGACCTGCTCCGCTTGGACGTAGGCTGA
- a CDS encoding homoserine dehydrogenase, producing MAMKVALLGCGVVGAEVVRLLNRQSADLAARVGTPLEIGGIAVRRLGRDRGTGVDPALFTTDATGLVTRPDIDVVVEVIGGIEPARSLILDAIKAGKSVVTANKALLAEDGATLLAAARAAGVDIYYEASVAGAIPLLRPLRDSLAGDRVNRVLGIVNGTTNFILDRMDAQGAGFAESLEEAQALGYAEADPTADVEGFDAAAKAAILARLAFHTQNVTAADVHREGITEVTAGDIASAKAMGCVVKLLAICQRAEDGLSVGVRVHPVMLPREHPLASVTEAYNAVFVEAESAGRLMFYGPGAGGAPTASAVLGDLVAVARNRLAGTSVGEGGHDTGLPVHPMGQTVTRYHISLDVADRPGVLARVAEVFAENGVSIKNVRQEGFGDDAQLVLVSHQAPDAALAQTVERLRRLDMVRAVASVMRVEAFADA from the coding sequence ATGGCGATGAAGGTGGCGCTGCTGGGATGCGGCGTTGTGGGCGCGGAAGTGGTGCGGCTGCTCAACCGGCAGTCGGCCGACCTCGCCGCGCGTGTGGGCACCCCCCTGGAGATCGGCGGTATCGCGGTGCGCCGCCTGGGCCGCGACCGCGGCACGGGTGTGGACCCCGCGCTGTTCACCACCGACGCCACCGGCCTGGTGACCCGCCCCGACATCGACGTCGTGGTCGAGGTGATCGGCGGCATCGAGCCCGCCCGCTCCCTGATCCTCGACGCGATCAAGGCGGGCAAGTCGGTGGTCACCGCCAACAAGGCGCTGCTGGCCGAGGACGGCGCCACCCTTCTGGCCGCCGCGCGCGCCGCCGGGGTCGACATCTACTACGAGGCGTCGGTCGCCGGGGCCATCCCGCTGCTGCGCCCGCTGCGCGACTCCCTGGCCGGCGACCGCGTCAACCGGGTGCTGGGCATCGTCAACGGCACCACCAACTTCATCCTGGACCGCATGGACGCCCAGGGCGCCGGGTTCGCCGAGTCCCTGGAGGAGGCCCAGGCCCTGGGCTACGCCGAGGCCGACCCCACCGCCGACGTCGAGGGCTTCGACGCCGCCGCCAAGGCCGCCATCCTGGCCCGCCTGGCCTTCCACACCCAGAACGTCACCGCCGCCGACGTCCACCGCGAGGGCATCACCGAGGTCACCGCCGGCGACATCGCCAGCGCCAAGGCCATGGGCTGCGTGGTCAAACTCCTGGCCATCTGCCAGCGCGCCGAGGACGGCCTGTCGGTGGGCGTGCGCGTCCACCCGGTCATGCTGCCGCGCGAGCACCCGCTGGCCTCGGTCACCGAGGCCTACAACGCCGTGTTCGTCGAGGCGGAGTCCGCCGGCCGGCTGATGTTCTACGGCCCCGGCGCCGGCGGCGCGCCCACCGCCAGCGCCGTGCTGGGCGACCTGGTCGCCGTGGCGCGCAACCGCCTGGCCGGAACCTCGGTGGGCGAGGGCGGCCACGACACCGGCCTGCCCGTGCACCCCATGGGCCAGACCGTCACCCGCTACCACATCTCGCTGGACGTGGCCGACCGCCCCGGCGTGCTCGCCCGGGTGGCCGAGGTCTTCGCCGAGAACGGCGTCTCCATCAAGAACGTCCGCCAGGAGGGCTTCGGCGACGACGCCCAGCTGGTGCTCGTCAGCCACCAGGCGCCCGACGCCGCCCTCGCCCAGACCGTCGAGCGGCTGCGCCGCCTGGACATGGTGCGCGCGGTGGCCAGTGTGATGCGCGTCGAGGCGTTCGCCGACGCGTGA
- a CDS encoding response regulator transcription factor, protein MGEALARVLVVDDNEVIRQLIAVNLQLEGFEVHQAVDGEDCLARVGEIRPDVITLDVMMPRLDGWVTAARLREGAATRGMRVLLITARAQEDDIRRGQEIGVDAYLTKPFDPTELIRLVRDLAGRDRAGSAG, encoded by the coding sequence GTGGGTGAAGCGTTGGCACGGGTACTGGTGGTTGACGACAACGAGGTGATCCGGCAGTTGATCGCCGTCAACCTGCAGCTTGAGGGCTTCGAGGTGCACCAGGCGGTGGACGGCGAGGACTGCCTGGCCCGTGTGGGCGAGATCCGGCCGGACGTGATCACGCTCGACGTCATGATGCCCCGGCTCGACGGCTGGGTGACCGCCGCCCGGCTCCGCGAGGGCGCCGCCACGCGCGGCATGCGGGTGCTGCTCATCACGGCGCGGGCGCAGGAGGACGACATCCGGCGCGGCCAGGAGATCGGCGTGGACGCCTACCTCACCAAGCCGTTCGACCCCACCGAGCTGATCCGGCTGGTGCGCGACCTCGCGGGCCGCGACCGTGCCGGGTCCGCCGGGTGA
- the thrC gene encoding threonine synthase produces the protein MARAWRGVVEEYRDRLPVTANTSVVTLLEGGTPLVPAPRVSELTGCEVFLKVEGLNPTGSFKDRGMTMAITKAAEDGAKAVICASTGNTSASAAAYAVRAGMTCAVLVPRGKIAMGKLAQALVHGAKLLQIDGNFDDCLELARKLSVDYPVALVNSVNPYRLQGQKTAAFEVVDALGDAPDIHCLPVGNAGNITAYWMGYKEYADSGPGSRLPRMFGFQASGSAPIVNGAPVDQPRTIATAIRIGNPASWTYAEQARDESGGRIDSVTDRRILAAYRMLAAEEGVFVELASAASVAGLLQSVEAGHIERGSRVVCTVTGNGLKDPDWALAGASTATTVPVDAHAAASALGLA, from the coding sequence ATGGCACGGGCGTGGCGCGGCGTCGTGGAGGAGTACCGCGACCGCCTCCCCGTCACAGCGAACACCTCCGTCGTCACCCTGCTGGAGGGCGGCACCCCGCTGGTACCCGCCCCGCGGGTGTCGGAGCTGACCGGCTGCGAGGTGTTCCTCAAGGTCGAGGGCCTCAACCCCACCGGCTCCTTCAAGGACCGCGGCATGACCATGGCCATCACCAAGGCGGCCGAGGACGGCGCCAAGGCGGTCATCTGCGCCTCCACCGGCAACACCAGCGCCAGCGCCGCCGCCTACGCGGTGCGCGCCGGCATGACCTGCGCGGTGCTGGTGCCGCGCGGCAAGATCGCCATGGGCAAGCTCGCCCAGGCGCTCGTGCACGGCGCCAAGCTGCTGCAGATCGACGGCAACTTCGACGACTGCCTCGAACTCGCCCGCAAGCTGTCGGTCGACTACCCGGTGGCGCTGGTCAACTCGGTCAACCCCTACCGCCTCCAGGGCCAGAAGACCGCGGCCTTCGAGGTGGTGGACGCCCTGGGCGACGCCCCCGACATCCACTGCCTGCCGGTGGGCAACGCCGGCAACATCACCGCCTACTGGATGGGCTACAAGGAGTACGCCGACTCCGGCCCCGGCTCCCGGCTGCCCCGCATGTTCGGGTTCCAGGCCAGCGGCTCGGCGCCGATCGTCAACGGCGCCCCGGTGGACCAGCCGCGCACCATCGCCACCGCCATCCGCATCGGCAACCCCGCCTCGTGGACCTACGCCGAGCAGGCGCGCGACGAGTCGGGCGGGCGCATCGACTCCGTCACCGACCGCAGGATCCTGGCGGCCTACCGCATGCTCGCCGCCGAGGAGGGCGTGTTCGTCGAACTCGCCTCGGCCGCCAGCGTCGCGGGCCTGCTCCAGTCGGTCGAGGCCGGCCACATCGAGCGGGGCAGCCGCGTGGTGTGCACCGTGACCGGAAACGGCCTCAAGGACCCCGACTGGGCGCTGGCGGGCGCCTCCACCGCCACCACCGTCCCGGTCGACGCCCACGCGGCGGCCTCCGCCCTCGGCCTGGCCTAG
- the thrB gene encoding homoserine kinase — MSHTHPARVRVRTPATSANLGPGFDSLGLALALHDEVDVEVDPGGGLGVEVEGEGAGEVPLDGTHLVVRAMRAAFEAAGRPLPGLRLRCRNAIPHGRGLGSSASAIVAGVGAAAALLGWTDAAGGLDRDRVFELAADLEGHPDNVAPCVYGGCTVAWRGEDRWRAVGVPVSPRVAPVACVPAERLSTERARGLLPAAVPHADAAFSAGRAALLVAAVSGHPELLLEATEDRLHERYREPAMPESLRIARELRKVHGLAAVVSGAGPTVLVLADTGAAAPAPAGAPETGAALQIHEDLVDSIRERTGKHWHIRPLAIDPSGARIET; from the coding sequence ATGTCCCACACCCACCCGGCGCGGGTGCGCGTGCGCACCCCCGCCACCAGCGCCAACCTCGGCCCCGGGTTCGACTCCCTGGGGCTGGCGCTGGCCCTCCACGACGAGGTCGACGTCGAGGTCGACCCCGGCGGAGGGCTCGGCGTCGAGGTCGAGGGGGAGGGGGCCGGCGAGGTCCCCCTGGACGGCACCCACCTGGTCGTGCGCGCGATGCGCGCGGCCTTCGAGGCGGCCGGCCGCCCCCTGCCGGGGCTGCGGCTGCGCTGCCGCAACGCCATCCCCCACGGGCGCGGCCTGGGGTCCTCGGCCTCGGCGATCGTGGCCGGGGTCGGCGCGGCGGCGGCCCTGCTCGGCTGGACCGACGCCGCCGGCGGCCTCGACCGCGACCGCGTGTTCGAGCTGGCCGCCGACCTTGAGGGCCACCCCGACAACGTCGCCCCCTGCGTCTACGGCGGCTGCACGGTCGCCTGGCGCGGAGAGGACCGCTGGCGGGCCGTCGGCGTGCCGGTGTCCCCGCGCGTGGCGCCGGTGGCCTGCGTGCCCGCTGAGCGGCTGTCCACCGAGCGGGCGCGCGGCCTGCTGCCCGCGGCCGTGCCGCACGCCGACGCCGCGTTCTCGGCCGGGCGCGCCGCCCTGCTCGTCGCGGCCGTTTCCGGCCACCCGGAACTCCTGCTGGAGGCGACCGAGGACCGCCTCCACGAGCGCTACCGTGAACCGGCGATGCCCGAGAGCCTGCGGATCGCTCGTGAGCTGCGCAAGGTCCACGGGCTCGCCGCGGTGGTGTCGGGCGCGGGCCCCACCGTCCTGGTCCTCGCCGACACCGGGGCCGCCGCGCCGGCCCCGGCGGGCGCCCCGGAAACCGGGGCTGCCCTGCAAATCCACGAGGACCTGGTTGATTCAATTCGAGAGCGAACGGGTAAGCATTGGCACATACGCCCCCTAGCCATCGATCCGTCAGGAGCGAGGATCGAAACATAG